In Mesorhizobium sp. INR15, a genomic segment contains:
- the pqqE gene encoding pyrroloquinoline quinone biosynthesis protein PqqE: MSAPLLPPIGMLAELTHRCPLQCPYCSNPVELLKANRELDTRTWLELFEQAAELGVLQVHLSGGEPTLRRDLEQIIARLSAQGVYTNLITAGVGIADGRIEAFAEAGLDHLQLSFQGARPETTERIGNHRGSHEKKLATARRARAAGLPLTINAPIHRHNIEEVPGFIELALSLDAERLEIANVQYAGWALTNRGALMPDRAAVDRQVDIVATARERLAGIMNIDFVTPDYFATFPKPCMGGWARDAFIVTPDGTVLPCHAAETIPSLSFERFGSRGLMEIWRDSPAFNAFRGVDWMQEPCRTCDRREIDWGGCRCQAMAIAGDAAATDPACVKSVIHSRMEILVRNAVSGAVPGEKDISPFVYRRIAQQPPSK, from the coding sequence ATGAGCGCACCCCTCCTACCTCCTATCGGCATGTTAGCGGAACTAACACATCGCTGCCCCCTGCAATGCCCCTATTGCTCTAACCCGGTCGAACTGCTGAAGGCTAATCGCGAACTCGATACGCGGACCTGGCTGGAGCTGTTCGAGCAGGCCGCCGAACTTGGCGTTCTTCAGGTACATTTGTCAGGCGGTGAGCCAACGCTGCGCCGGGATCTCGAGCAGATCATAGCCAGGCTTTCCGCCCAAGGCGTTTATACCAACCTAATCACTGCGGGCGTCGGCATTGCCGATGGCCGCATCGAGGCATTTGCTGAAGCTGGGCTCGACCATCTGCAACTCAGTTTTCAGGGTGCGAGACCGGAGACCACAGAGCGTATCGGCAATCATCGGGGTAGCCACGAGAAGAAGCTCGCCACCGCGCGACGCGCTCGTGCGGCGGGCTTGCCGTTGACCATCAACGCACCCATCCACCGCCACAATATCGAAGAGGTGCCGGGATTCATTGAACTTGCACTTTCGCTTGATGCCGAGCGCCTCGAGATCGCCAATGTACAATACGCCGGATGGGCGTTGACCAACCGCGGTGCATTGATGCCTGATCGCGCTGCGGTCGACAGGCAGGTCGACATCGTGGCGACGGCGCGCGAGCGGCTGGCGGGCATCATGAACATTGACTTCGTCACCCCAGACTATTTCGCCACCTTTCCGAAGCCGTGTATGGGGGGCTGGGCGCGCGACGCATTCATTGTCACACCCGACGGCACGGTGCTTCCATGCCATGCAGCGGAGACGATACCGTCGCTCTCCTTCGAGCGATTCGGGTCCCGCGGCCTCATGGAAATCTGGCGCGACTCGCCGGCATTCAATGCGTTTCGCGGCGTCGACTGGATGCAGGAGCCTTGTCGCACTTGCGATCGGCGCGAAATCGATTGGGGCGGCTGTCGCTGCCAAGCGATGGCAATCGCGGGGGATGCCGCGGCAACAGACCCGGCTTGCGTAAAATCGGTCATCCATTCCCGTATGGAAATATTGGTCAGGAATGCCGTGTCAGGGGCTGTGCCGGGCGAGAAAGACATCAGCCCGTTCGTCTATCGCCGCATAGCCCAACAACCTCCCTCAAAATAG
- a CDS encoding PQQ-dependent dehydrogenase, methanol/ethanol family, whose translation MRILLTIAALAAMTGSGQAQSAPTAGIPKSYSDATANFAGAGKPGEWTSQARDYANTRFSPLKEITPDNVGKLKVAWTFSDGTQYGHEGAPLVVGDTMYVVSPYPNTAYALDLSKPGPSIKWKFDPNPSPQAIGKACCDAVLRGWAYADGKLIYNLLDDHTVAVDASTGKEVWRTALDSLEHGVTMTQSAFAADGKVFVGNSGGEMGVNGWLAALDVGTGKEIWRAHAVGPDTDVRIGDSFKPYYDWMKGKDLGIKTWPVDAWNTGAGASWGFVSYDEKTKTIYYGTSNPGPRVPAQRPGDNLWTSAMFARDPETGMAKWAYQFTPHDQWDYDGVNEAVLLDMPIDGKMRQTLVHFDRNTYAYTIDRNTGEVLLANTFAYQNWSTGFDKKAGRPIVDPAREPKPGVKIDRVCPPDIGQKDWEPPAFSPNTGLLYVGVFNICMGLTDHEVSYISGTPYDGMEMERFSVDGPDGNWGGLIAWDPAHGKKIWEVPEKFMVMSGVIATASNLIFYGTTDGWFRALDAWTGKVLWSQKLGSGIIGQPITYIGPDNRQYVAVAAGVGGAAMVQKERPGFLPRGNTIYVFSVDGDTVKTAADATPIPVGAATQQQ comes from the coding sequence ATGCGCATTCTACTGACCATAGCGGCTTTAGCTGCCATGACAGGGTCGGGACAAGCGCAATCAGCACCTACGGCGGGGATACCAAAATCGTACTCGGACGCCACGGCAAATTTTGCCGGCGCCGGCAAGCCCGGCGAATGGACAAGTCAGGCACGCGATTATGCGAACACCCGGTTTAGCCCTCTTAAAGAAATAACCCCCGATAATGTTGGCAAGCTGAAGGTGGCCTGGACATTCTCGGACGGCACGCAATACGGTCATGAGGGCGCGCCGCTGGTAGTAGGCGATACGATGTATGTAGTTTCGCCCTATCCCAACACGGCCTATGCGCTTGATCTTTCGAAGCCGGGACCTTCGATCAAGTGGAAGTTCGACCCCAATCCTTCCCCCCAGGCAATTGGCAAGGCCTGCTGCGATGCCGTTCTTCGGGGTTGGGCTTATGCCGACGGTAAATTGATCTACAATCTCCTCGACGACCACACTGTCGCTGTTGATGCGTCGACAGGAAAAGAGGTCTGGCGGACGGCCTTGGATAGCTTGGAACATGGCGTGACCATGACCCAATCGGCCTTTGCCGCCGACGGCAAAGTATTCGTCGGCAACTCCGGCGGTGAGATGGGCGTCAATGGGTGGTTGGCCGCCCTGGATGTCGGCACCGGGAAGGAAATCTGGCGCGCGCACGCTGTCGGCCCGGACACGGATGTCCGTATCGGCGACAGTTTCAAACCCTATTACGACTGGATGAAGGGTAAGGACCTGGGGATCAAAACCTGGCCAGTGGACGCCTGGAACACGGGTGCCGGTGCTTCATGGGGGTTCGTGTCCTATGACGAAAAGACCAAGACAATTTACTATGGCACCAGCAATCCTGGTCCCCGCGTGCCGGCCCAGCGTCCCGGCGACAACTTGTGGACCAGCGCGATGTTCGCGCGGGATCCAGAGACCGGAATGGCCAAGTGGGCCTATCAGTTCACCCCGCATGACCAATGGGACTATGACGGCGTCAACGAAGCGGTTCTGCTTGACATGCCGATCGACGGCAAGATGCGTCAGACTCTGGTGCATTTCGACCGCAACACGTATGCCTACACGATCGACCGCAACACCGGCGAAGTGCTGCTGGCCAATACTTTTGCCTATCAGAACTGGTCCACCGGCTTCGACAAGAAGGCTGGACGGCCGATCGTAGATCCGGCCCGCGAGCCCAAGCCCGGTGTGAAGATCGACAGGGTCTGTCCACCCGACATAGGGCAGAAGGACTGGGAGCCGCCGGCCTTCAGTCCGAACACCGGCTTACTCTATGTCGGTGTGTTCAACATCTGTATGGGCCTGACGGACCACGAAGTCTCCTACATTTCCGGTACGCCCTATGATGGCATGGAGATGGAGCGGTTTTCAGTGGACGGCCCCGATGGAAACTGGGGCGGCCTGATCGCCTGGGACCCAGCTCATGGCAAGAAGATCTGGGAAGTCCCAGAGAAATTCATGGTCATGAGTGGCGTCATTGCCACGGCGAGCAATCTCATCTTTTACGGCACCACGGATGGATGGTTCCGCGCGCTAGACGCGTGGACGGGCAAAGTTCTTTGGTCGCAAAAACTCGGCTCGGGCATCATTGGACAGCCGATCACCTATATTGGGCCTGATAACCGGCAGTATGTGGCTGTTGCCGCCGGAGTGGGAGGTGCCGCGATGGTGCAGAAGGAGCGGCCTGGCTTCCTGCCGCGCGGCAATACGATCTATGTTTTTTCCGTCGATGGCGACACAGTCAAGACAGCGGCCGACGCCACTCCTATCCCCGTTGGAGCGGCCACTCAGCAGCAGTAA
- a CDS encoding c-type cytochrome: MSLGRILIAVLILLAVGAGATGWLIMTQRQSQNRIDVAYPEGIAAVVPLGLSAGRSPTLSASTANPLANDPNSVQEGKKLFTSMNCAGCHGYKAKGGMGPDLTDTAWRYGGTPIDVYKSIYEGRPQGMPAWGNALPPQSLWQLVAYLQSLGGTFSASSGDGKQQAAADQGQGAPAGQKQ; encoded by the coding sequence ATGTCACTCGGTCGCATTCTTATCGCCGTGCTCATCCTCCTGGCTGTCGGCGCAGGCGCGACGGGATGGCTGATTATGACACAGAGGCAGTCGCAGAATCGAATAGACGTCGCCTATCCGGAAGGAATTGCCGCGGTTGTCCCCCTGGGCTTGAGCGCGGGTAGGTCGCCGACTCTGAGTGCCAGCACCGCGAATCCATTGGCTAACGATCCTAACTCTGTCCAGGAAGGCAAGAAACTCTTCACGTCGATGAACTGTGCGGGTTGTCATGGCTATAAAGCCAAGGGTGGGATGGGACCGGATCTCACGGACACGGCCTGGCGTTATGGCGGCACCCCGATAGATGTCTACAAGAGCATTTACGAGGGGCGCCCTCAAGGAATGCCGGCTTGGGGTAACGCTCTGCCTCCCCAAAGCTTGTGGCAACTGGTCGCTTATCTGCAGTCGTTGGGCGGTACATTCAGCGCCTCGTCGGGTGACGGCAAGCAGCAAGCGGCGGCTGACCAGGGACAGGGAGCCCCGGCGGGACAAAAGCAATGA
- the coxB gene encoding cytochrome c oxidase subunit II, with translation MASLFLFTVALSGCSGSPLGYLDATSPIAGAIASLGLGLTAISIAVCIVVGVLLVVALWRGRRAHDLAITPVNDRTAIRWIGFGVAISTVFLVGSAVWTLLTVSSISQPAQASALSIDVIGQEWWWAVKYRSSNPAREFITANQLVIPVGVPVQINLTSKDVIHSFWVPKLGGKMDMIPSRTNVTWLQADKVGDFRGQCSEFCGLQHANMAFNVRVLSKPDFEAWWDRQLLPTAGSGDDPRLKTFLVRCAACHTIRGTPAGGILGPDLSHFGDRETIASGLMTNTPANLAKWINNTQTIKPGVKMPELHMLASEIDDVTTYLEGLK, from the coding sequence GTGGCGTCTCTCTTTTTGTTCACCGTTGCGCTTTCCGGTTGCAGCGGGTCTCCACTCGGCTATCTCGACGCGACAAGCCCGATTGCTGGAGCCATTGCCAGCCTTGGCCTCGGCCTCACGGCAATTTCGATCGCGGTCTGCATTGTTGTCGGCGTGTTGCTTGTCGTGGCCCTATGGCGCGGACGGCGGGCGCACGATCTCGCGATAACGCCGGTCAATGATCGTACGGCCATTCGATGGATCGGATTTGGCGTAGCAATTTCGACAGTCTTTCTCGTTGGCTCGGCAGTATGGACGCTCCTTACGGTGAGTTCGATCAGTCAGCCGGCACAGGCCAGCGCGCTCAGCATTGATGTCATCGGCCAGGAATGGTGGTGGGCAGTCAAATATCGATCGTCAAATCCTGCGCGCGAATTCATCACCGCCAACCAACTTGTGATCCCCGTGGGCGTGCCGGTCCAGATAAATCTCACCTCCAAGGATGTCATCCATTCCTTCTGGGTGCCGAAGCTTGGCGGCAAGATGGATATGATCCCGTCGCGCACCAATGTCACCTGGCTCCAGGCTGACAAGGTCGGCGACTTTCGCGGTCAATGCAGCGAATTCTGCGGTCTCCAGCATGCCAACATGGCGTTCAATGTGCGCGTGCTGTCGAAACCCGATTTCGAGGCTTGGTGGGACCGGCAGCTTCTGCCAACCGCAGGATCAGGGGATGATCCGCGCCTTAAGACATTCCTGGTGCGCTGCGCTGCCTGCCACACGATAAGGGGTACTCCCGCCGGAGGCATTCTAGGACCTGACCTGTCGCATTTCGGAGACCGCGAGACGATCGCTTCAGGTCTGATGACCAATACGCCCGCCAATCTGGCAAAATGGATCAACAACACGCAGACCATCAAGCCGGGCGTAAAGATGCCGGAACTCCATATGCTCGCCAGTGAGATCGACGACGTCACCACCTATCTGGAGGGGCTGAAATGA